In Patagioenas fasciata isolate bPatFas1 chromosome 2, bPatFas1.hap1, whole genome shotgun sequence, a single window of DNA contains:
- the LOC136097696 gene encoding feather keratin 1-like, giving the protein MACYDVCRPCGPTPLANSCNEPCSLQCQDSRVVIQPPAVLVTLPGPILTSHPQSTAVGSSSSAAVGNELGAQGVAINSGAFGYGFGGLGCFGGRRAGYIC; this is encoded by the coding sequence atggcctgctacgACGTCTGCCGCCCCTgcggacccaccccgctggccaacagctgcaacgagccctgttccctgcagtgccaggactcccgcgtcgtcatccagcctcccgccgtgctggtcaccctgccaggacccatcctcacctcccacccccagagcaccgccgtcggatcctcttcctcggctgccgtgggcaacgaactcggcgcccagggagttgccatcaactctggcgccttcggctacggcttcggaggcctgggctgcttcggcggcagaagggctggatacatctgctaa